The Streptomyces sp. NBC_00775 genome includes the window CCCCCAGGCGGTGGCGGCCAGCCAGGCGAAGGAGACGACGTCGGTGTGGTCCGCCAGGGCCGAACCCGGATCGGCGACGGAGACGGCGCCCACCACGACGAAGTACACGATGGTGCTGATCTCCAGGACCAGGGCGTCGGAACCGACCCCCCGACGCCGGTCCTGGAGGAGAAGCAGCAGCCCCGAGACGAGACCTCCGATCGCGCCCCAGCGCCAGTCGAACGACGAGACGACGCCGGCGATGATCCAGGGGATGAATCCGCGCAGATAACCCATTGAATGTTCCTTGGTGACAGGAAGTGGACGGCTGTGGAGGGGTGTTGATCCGAAGCCGTTCGGTGACCGACTCCGACTAGATGCAGGGCGAGCGTCGAAGTTCGAACCTTGGAATGTGACGCTCGTCACAGCCACTCTGCCGTCCTGACTCCCTCCAGGCGTCACCAGGTGACGGCGTCATCCATCGACTGCTGCCAGTACGTGACTTCGAGCGAGTCGTCGACGTAGACGCCCTTCGCGGGCAGCGACGGGTGAGCGCCCGCGCCGACGCTCTCGTTGCCGGAGCGGCCGCGGAAGTAGACGGCCAGGGACTTCTCGGTGTGGCCGTTCGAGCCGCTGCCGTCGGTGGCGGACAGGCTCACGGAGGCGTAGCCGGACTCGCCCGGCTGGAGCGTGACGACTGCCTGCGGCTGCGACTCCTCGATGACCGGAGGAACGGCCTGGGCCTCGCCGAAGCGGATGGCCGGGTAGCCGTAGAGGTAGCAGGTCTTGCCACCGGTGTTGGTCACCGTGAGCAGCATGTGGTTCACGGGGCGGTTCAGCGGGGCCGCGACCGTCTTGGTGTTGGACCCCTCGCAGGTGACCGGCTTGCCGGAGGAGACGGGCGTCTTCGACGCCGAGGTGTCCGTGGCGGGCCCGGTAGTGGCGGTGGCGGGCTTGCCGCCCGAGGAGGCGGAAGAAGAGGAGGACGAGGGGGAGTTGGATCCGGAGCCGGATCCGGAAGTGGAAGTGGGAACGCCGGAAGGGGAGTTCGCGGTCGTGGTGGTGGCCGAGGCGCCCTCGTCACGGGCCCCTGTTCCGTCGTTGCACGCGGTCAGGGAGAGCGCGGCGAGAACGGCGGTCGCGGCGGCGCTGACAAGACGAGTGCGGGAGGCGCGGAGGTTGGACATGTGGCTGTGCCCCTTCGGTGTTCGGGTGGGGGTGGTGATTGGATGACCGAAGCTTGTGAGGTGATCCGTCCCAACCGCCACGCACGGCGGGCAGTTGGGGACGCTGGAACGCCGAAACGCGCTCTGACCAGGGAGAATGCAGTGGCCCTGGAACGCGCGACTGGAACACGGGGATAGGGGAACGGGTGTCAGCGGCAACAGGGGCCGAGGAGACGGAGGCCTTCGCGCGGCTGCTGCGCGAGCTCAAGGACCGCTCGGGGCTGAGCTACGGGGCGCTTGCCAAGCGGCTGCACATGAGCACGTCGACACTCCACCGCTACTGCAACGGCACCGCCGTGCCGATCGATTACGCACCGGTGGAGCGCCTCGCAAGGGTCTGCCGGGCAACGCCGCAGGACCTGGTGGAGCTGCACCGGCGCTGGATCCTGGCGGACGCGGCACGGAGGCGCAGGGCGGATCAGGTCGCGCCGACGGGTTCGGCTCAGGGGGCCGCCAGTTCGGCCGGCTCGGCTGATGCGACCGATTCGGCTGATGCGGCTCATGCGGCTGAAACGGTTGAGACGGTGGATCCAGGGTCAACGGCATCGCACGGACAGGGCGAGGGCGAGAACGGTGAGCCCGTTGTCGTAGACGCGCCGCGGGACCTCGCACCGCCCCGTCGTCCCCATAGTCGTCGCACCGTGCTGATCGCCTCCGTCGCGGTGGCCGCCGTGCTGGGGGCTGTCGTGCTCGCCGTGAACCTGCCGTCCGGCGGCGCGGGTGGCCGACGGGCGGCGGGCGACACCGCCGTGATCACCGGCACGGTGGACGCCGGGAAGCCGTCCGCCGCTCCGTCCCCCAGCGCGAAGGGACACAAGCCGTCCGCATCCGCCTCCGCGTCCCCCACCGAGTCCGAGGGGGCCGGATCCGGCACTTCGAAGGGTGGCGGCAAGCAGGGCGCGGCCCAGTCCACCGGCGACGGCGCCACCGACGCCGTACCGCTCACTGTCGGCACCCGTCCCTACGTCTACGACGACCCGTGCAGCCAGCACTTCCTGGTCGACAGCGAACCCGAACAGGTCGGCCCGCCGGCGAGCGAGCAGGACGCCCCGCGCTGGGCCGCCGCGTACGGGGCGGTGTCCTCGGGCGAACAGCGGATCGCCCTCACCGTCCAGGGCACCGGCGAGGAGACCGTCGTCCTGGAGGCGTTGCACGTACGCGTCCTCACCAAGGGCGCGCCGCTCGCCTGGAACGACTACTCGATGGGCGTCGGCTGCGGCGGTGGCGTCGGCACCAAGTCGTTCGACATCGGCCTCGACAACGGCAGTCCCACGGTCACCGTCAAGAACGGCCAGCGCGACTTCCCGTACAAGGTCAGCGAGTCCGACCCGGAGGTCTTCTACGTCAACGCCCACACCGAGGCGCACGACGTCCGCTGGGACCTCACCCTGGACTGGTCCAGCGGCAGCCGCCGTGGCACCGTCCACATCGACGACAACGGCACCCCGTTCCGCACCAGCGCCGACGCGGACCGCCCGGGCTACGACTACCCGCTGGGCGGCGGCGAGTGGATCAAGCGGGAGAGCTGACCGCCTCGTTCCTCACCCGGGCTCGGTCGACGGACCACGCGACCAGAGCCACCAGCACAGCCACTCCGGCCGCGTACACCGGCAGCCACAGGGTCGTGGTGGCGGACAGGCAGTCGGCAACGGCGGCGTGGCTCTGGACGTCCTGCGCGTGAGCCAAGGCGGCACTGTCACGGCCGGCCAGGTTCGCCAGCGCCGCCTCCGTCCGGATGCTCTCGTAGGCGCCCAGCGCGGGACACCTGTCACGGGTGCCCGGCATCGGAAACAGCCACGCCCAGCGCTGCAGTATGGGGGCCAGTGCGATCGATGCGCACAAGCCGACGACCAGCGAATACGCCGTCAGATTCCGTGCGTACTCGGATCGGAGGCCGGGCGTCCACGTCGGCAGCCGGTAGAAGGAGAAGATCACCGCGAGAAGCGTCACCCCGATGTAGGTGGCGAACCACTGCCACGAACCTTCCGCGAGTGCGGCCGCCAGCACGGCGGCGAGGGCGATGCCGATGACCCCCGGCGCACCGGCAACGTCATGACCCGCGCTGGTGGATGCCGAACTCCGGGGTCCTCGCGGGCTGGAATCGTTCACGCTCTCTCCTGCCTGGTTCGGCTCTCAGCATCCAGGCGGATCGCGCCGTCGACCCGCTGCCATGCCGGACGGGCCCGAAAGCCTGGCCCGGTTGGCGGGGCTTCCGCTTCCGGCAACGCTTCACGCCAGTTCGAGTTGCGATTCCGGTTGCCGCGCTGGTGCGGGCTTCGATTCCCACAGTTTGGTGGTCCGTACGTAGCCGTAGATCACCGAGGTCAGCGCCAGAATGAGAAGGGGTCCAGATGCCCACTGGTGTCTGGCCATCTCCATCGGCAGATAGCGATAGGACACCAAGAGCGCGGCGAAGACCGCTGCACCGTAAGCGACCAGCTGGATTCCTGATCGGTCCCAGCCGTGGTCGTGCGCGCGCAGAGCCGCCTCGATCGTGAGCGCGAACACCGCGCCGGCGATGAGGTCGGCGCCGTAGTGGTAGCCGAATCCCAGCGTTGCGCAGAGCGTGGCGATCAGCCAGAACGTGCCCGCGTATCGCAGAATCCGTGGGCCCGTGCGGGAATGAACGAAGATCGCGGTGGCCCACGCCGTGTGCAGGCTGGGCATGCAGTTGCGTGGGGTGATCTCGTCGAACGGCATCGGGTGCGGGGTAGTGAGCGGCGGCGGCGTCTCCGGCCACAGGTCGGCCGCCGCCCAGTGCCCGTTGGGCGGCGTTTGTGCCCACAGGCTGACCGCCGCCCAGTGCTCGGCGCCGGTGCCGTAGGCGAAGACCGGTCCGACCACCGGGAAGATCATGTAGATGGCCGGCCCGAGGAGGCCGATCGCCAGAAAGGTGCGCACCAGATGATGGCGCGGGAAGCGGCGCTCGACCGCCACGTTGCGCAGTTGGTACAGCGCGACGACGACCGCGGCGACCGCGAGCTGACCGTAGACGATGTCGAGAAAATTGAAGCCGATCGGGCCGGTGGCCTCGACGATCCGGCCCGCCGGCCACGACGGGTTGCCCAGCGCGTGATCGACGGTTGCCACGTACTGGTCGAGCACAGTTGGGCGGGTCTTCGAGGTGACGAGTAGCCAGGTGTCGCCGGTCTTGCGGCCGGTCACCAGCAGCAGGGCCAGCCCGACGCCCTTCAGCAGCAGGACGCGTTCCCGGCCGGTGCGGCGCGTGACGGCGATGACCCCACAGCCCAGAATCACCCACAACGCGCCGTTTCCGAAGGGCTGGCCATCGGTCGTCCTGGCGTCAACCGCCCACCGCACCAGCGCGAAGACGACGTCGATACCGATCGCGGCACCAGCCGCGATGAACCGCTGCCGCCAGGTGAGCACCACCATCATCAACGCCATACTGGCGTACAACAGCGGCCCCGATTTGGGGGCGAATATCACCTCTTGCACCTGGTTGGTCATCGGCCCGGGCAGGCCGTAGCGACGCGCGGCGATCTCCAGCATGATGAGGAATCCGAGGGCCGCCACGCCCACCACGGCCCAGAGTCTCGCCCGTGGTTGGCGCCATCCGGAGAAAGTAATTCCGTATCTTATTCGTGCACATATCTGCGATTTCATAAATCTCACTTTTCAGTAGATATGCTGATTTTTACTGAGCAGTTGATAATCGCGCAATCGCATTGTTTCCGGTGAGGGGCGGGCAGTGAAGCGTCGCGTCTGGCGCGGTACTGGCTAATCTGCAGGCGTGACGACCGAGTTGACCCTGCTGTCCCAAGTCGCCTGTCGCGGGCGGGAGATCACCGCCCCCCGGCTGCGCGGGCTGTTGGCATTGCTTGCCGAGGATCTGCGCACCGGCTGCAGCACAGGGCGGCTGGTGGAGGGTCTGTGGCCGGACGAGCTGCCGGAGCGGCCGGGGAAGGCCGCGCAGGTCCTGGTGTCGCGGCTCAGGGCGCAGATAGGGGCCGACCTGGTCGTGAGCACGCCGACGGGGTACCGGCTGGCGCTGGACGAGGCGCAGGTCGACAGTTCCGCGCTGCTGCTGCACGAGGCGGCGAGCGCCGAGCGCGCGAGGGCCGGGGATCACGCGGGCTCCTTGGCGCAGGCCGAGGCGGGCCTGGCTCTGTGGGACGGGAGTACGGGCGCCGGGGCGGAAGAGGACCTGCGCGATCCGGTGGTGGCGCTGCGCGCCGATCGGGGCCGGACGCATCGTGCGCTGGTCCGCTTCCGGGCGCTCGCGCTCGCCCGGACGGGGTGGCGGGAGGAGGCGGCGGCGCCGCTGGCCGGGCTGGCCCGCGAACTGCCGCGCGACGAGGAGGTGTTGGCGGAGCTGCTGCGGTGTGAGGCCGCGACCGCCGGGCGGGCCGCGGCGCTGACCCGCTACGACGCCTATCGCCGCGGGCTGCGGGACGAGCTGGGGACCGATCCGGGGCCCGGACTCCGGTCCGTGTACCAGGAGTTGGTGCGGGCGGACGCGCCGACGGTCCGGCATGGTGTGCCGCACGAGCCGAATCCTCTGCTGGGGCGGGATGCCGATGTCACCGCCGTGGGCGAGTTGCTGCGCGCGGTGCGGGTGGTCACGGTCGTCGGTCCCGGTGGGCTCGGCAAGACCCGGTTGTCCCACGCGGTGAGCCGGGCGGCCGAGCAGCCCGTCGTTCACTTCGTCACCCTGGCCGGTGTCCTCGCCGACGACGACGTCGCCGGTGAGGTCGCCTCGGCCGTCGGTGCCGGGGAAGGCGGGCGGTTCAGCGGGGGCGGGGATGCGGTGAGCGGCATCGTCGCCGCGCTGGGCGCCGGGCCCGCCCTGCTGGTCCTCGACAACTGCGAGCAGGTGATCCCCGGCGCGGCGGATCTCGTACAGGCGCTGGTGTCGCGGTCGAAGGAGCTGCGGGTCCTGGCCACCAGCCGGGCTCCGCTGGGGCTGACCTCGGAGTCGGTGTACGCCCTGCCGGAGCTTTCGCCGGCGACGTCGATCGAGCTCTTCGAACAGCGGGCGCGGGCCGCCCGGCCCGGCGTGGAACTGCCCGCCGACAAGGTGGCCGAGATCTGCCGCCACCTGGACGGGCTGCCGCTGGCCGTCGAACTCGCCGCGGCCCGGGTCCGGGTGCTCTCCGTGGCCGACATCTCGCACCGGCTGCGGGACCGTTTCGCGCTGCTGCGCGGCGGCGCCCGCGACGCGCCCGAGCGGCATCGCACACTGCAGGCCGTGGTCGAGTGGAGCTGGAATCTGCTGGAGCCCGACGGGCGGGCGGCGCTGCGGGCGTTGTCCGTGTTCCCCGGCGGGTTCACCGAGGACTCGGCCCAGTGGGTGCTCGGAGAGAGCGCGGACGCGCTGACCCTGCTGGAACAGCTGGCCGGTCAGTCGCTCATCAAAGTGGGTGACAGTCCTTCCGGGGTGCGCTTCCACATGCTGGAGACACTGCGGGAGTTCAGTGCCGCCCGGCGCGCCGAGGCCGGTGAGGAGGAGACGGTGACCGGCCGGTTCCTGCTCTGGGCCCGGGACTTCGGGCGGGCACACCACGACGTGCTGTTCAGCGGCGGCCCGCAGCGCCCGTGGATCCTCATCGGGGCCGAGCAGGACAACCTCGTCCTGGCCCTGCGCTACGCGATGGTCCGCGCCGACGGGCCCACCATCGCGGCTCTCACCGCCGCGCTGGGCTCGCTGTGGGCCACCGGCTCCAACTACGCCCGGCTCGCCGCCCTCGCCGACGACACCGCCGGGCCGCTGTCCCATTTCCGTCCCGGCCCCGAGAACCCCGACGACGTCGAGACGGCCCGCAGCGCGGCGACGGTGTGCACGGCCAGCCTCTTCATGGGCCGCGGCCCCTACGCCGTACGCCATCTCGTCACGCTGCGCCGACTGCCGCCCGCCTCGCCGGACACAGTGGCGCGGGCGCTGGCCATCGTGCTGTGCGCCTTCCCGGAGATACACCCGCCGCGGTACACGCGGCTGCGGGAACTCTGCGACGCCGACGCGCCCATGCTGGCGGGCATGGCTTCGGGCGTCGCCAGTTACGTATGGGAAGCCGAGCACGAGACGGAGCGCGCGCTGGAGTGCGCCCGTCGGATGCTCGGCGCGCTGGGGCACATGGGGAATCCGGCCATGCGGCTGCTCAGCCATGGGCGGATCAGCGAGCTCTGCCTGAAGCTCGGGTACGGCGCGGAGGCTTACGACCATCTCCGGGCCGCGCTGAGCGCGCTCGACGAGGTCGGCGACTGGTCGGACACGATCGGTGTCCGTTCGGGGCTGGTGCTCGCCTGTCTGCAGCGCGGGGACGTCGACGAGGCGGAGTACTGGATGAGTCTCGCGGCCCATGATCAACAGCCGGAGTCCGCCGAGGTCTTCAACACCGATCTGCCGGCCCGGGCGGAGATCGCGCTGGCCCGCGGGCTGACCGAGGTCGGGCTCGGGCTGTGGCGCCAGGCGGTGGAGCGGATACGGGAGGGCGTCCTGCAGTATGCCGACGATCCGTTCGTGGATCCGTGGTCGCTGACGATCCAGTCGGCCGCGTTGTCGGCGCACGCGCAGTGCGGCCGGCTCGAACCGGTGTCCCGGCTGGCCGAGCAGCTGCGGGAACGGCTGCTCGGGATGCTGTCCGGCTCCCCGGGCGACGGCCCTCCGGCTCAACTTCCGGTCTACGGCACGGTGTTGACGGCGCTCGGCTTCGCCGGGCTGGCCGGGGGCGATCGTAGTGCCGTACGGCTGCTGGCGCTCGCGGAACGGATGCCCGCGGTACGGGAGTACCCCTCCCTGTCCTCGGCCCGTTCCCGGCAGGCCGCCGAGAACGCCGACAGGGCGGCCTACGACGACGCGAGGTCGACGTACGCCGCCCTGGGGCGGGACGAGCTGCGGGCCGCGGCCCTGCACCAACTCAACTCCGCGGCTCACGGTTGAACTTCGCCTTGGACCACAGGTAGCCCAGCACGGTCAGCCCCAGGCACCAGCCGACGGCCAGCACCGCGTTCTTGGTGCCGATCTCGCTGCCCAGCAGCAGCCCGCGCAGGGTCTCGATGGCGGACGAGAACGGCTGGTACTCGGCGAACCAGCGGAACCAGCCCGGCATGGCGTCCACCGGCACGAACGCGCTGGACAGGAACGGCAGCATGACCAGCGGCGTCCCGATGTTGCTGGCCCCCTCGGGGTTGGGGCTGATCAGGCCGATGCCGACCGCGAGCCAGGTCAGCGCGAGACTGACCAGAGCCAGCAGTCCGGCCGCCGCGATCCACTCCACCGGCGTCGCGTCGGGCCGGAAGCCGATGGCCAGTCCGATGCCCAGGACCAGCACCAGAGCCATCAGCGTCTGGATCACGCTGCCGATCACGTGGCCGATCAGCACGGAGGCGCGGGAGATCGCCATGGTGCGGAAGCGGGCCATGATGCCCTCGGTCATGTCGGTGCACACGGCCACCGCGGTGCCGAGCGAGGTCATGGCCACGGTCAGGAGAAGGATGCCGGGGACGAGGTAGGCGACGTAGTCGTCACGGTTGGCGTGGCCGCCGGTGATGCCGGCGCTCATCACGTTGCCGAAGACGTACACGAACAGCAGCAGCAGGATGACCGGGGTGAGCAGGAGGTTCAGGGTGAGGGAGGGGTAGCGGCGGGCGTGCAGGAGGTTGCGCCGCAGCATGGTGAGGTTGTCGCGGAACGCGTAGCCGGCGGTGCTCATCGGACGGTCTCCTTGCTGGTGGAGGGGGCGGGGACGGGGCTTGCGGTCAGGGCGAAGAACACGTCGTCCAGGTCCGGGGTGTGCACGGACAGCTCGTCGGCCTCGATGCCGGCGGCGTCCAGCCAGTCGAGGATGGCGCGCAGTTCGCGCTGGCTTCCGCCGCTGGGGATCTGCAGGGTGAGCGACTCGTCGTCGCGGGTGGTCTCGCGCAGGGCGGTGGCCGCCTGCTCGTATGCCACCGGGTCGGAGAAGCGCAGCCGTACGTGGCCACCGGGGACGAGCCGCTTGAGCTCCTCGGCACTGCCCTCGGCGACGATGCTGCCGCCGTTGAGCACCGCGATGCGGTCGGCGAGCTGGTCGGCCTCGTCCAGGTACTGGGTGGTGAGAAAGACGCTGACGCCGTCGGAGACCAGCTCGCGGATGATCTGCCACATGGTGTGCCGGGAGCGCGGGTCGAGGCCGGTGGTCGGCTCGTCGAGGAAGATGATCCGCGGGCTGCCGACCAGGGTCATGGCGATGTCGAGGCGGCGCTTCATGCCGCCGGAGTAGGTGGAGGCGGGCTTCTTCGCGGCCTCGGTGAGATCGAACCGCTCCAGCAGATCGGCGGTGACCTGCCGCCCCTCGCGCTTGGAGAGATGGTGCAGGTCCGCCATGAGGAGCATGTTCTCCTCGCCGGTGATCAGTCCGTCCACGGCGGAGAACTGGCCGGTGACACCGATCGCGCCCCGCACCGCCTGGGCCTCGGCGGTGAGGTCGTGCCCGGCGATCCGCGCCTGTCCGCCGTCGGCGCAGATCAGCGTCGACAGGATGTTGACCACCGTGGTCTTGCCGGCGCCGTTCGGCCCGAGGAGGGAGAAGACCGTGCCGACGGGCACCTGGATGTCGATGCCGTCGAGGACGGTCTTGTCCCCGTAGGACTTCCGCAGCCCGGTGGCTGCGATCGCGAGTTCGTGGGTCGTTGTTGTCATGCGGCAGAGCTTGCGGGCGGGGCGGTTCAGAATGGCTTCAACGGGGTTTCAGTGCTTCGGGGGGAGCTTCGGAGCACTGAAACGTGCAGGTCAGGACGTCGGTTGAGCTGGTCCAGACTCCGTACGGGTGTGATCCGGCCGTACGACCGCTTCAGGCGGACTTGGCGATCCCGCCGATCCCGTCGATCTGGCGGTCGCGGCCCGTGGACTCGGGCGCCTCAGGCGCCTCAGGCGCCTCGGTCAGGAGGATCGTCGCGGCTGAGCTCTCCACGCAGATGGCGCGGAAGGCGCTCTTCCCTCTATTCGTCTACACGACTATGCATATTCAGGTGTACGAGTCCGAAGAAGTGGGCTCGCGCACCGCCGATCAGGTCGCCGGGAGCTGGTAGGAAAGGACGTAGGCGTCCGCCGCCATGACGGTGTCGCAGACCTCGACGGCCCGCCCATCGGTGTCGTACGCGGTACGGATCAGATGGATCACCGGCACACCGGAGGCCAGCCGGAGCGTCTTGACCTCGGTGGGCGAGGGCATCCGAGCACGGATCTCTTCCTCGAAGTGGTCGAGGTGGTGCCCCAGTTCCTCAAGGCGGGCGTAGATGCCACCGGGTCCGGGGTTGGGTTCGGCGATCTGCGTACCGCGCGCGATGTCGAGCGGGATATACGAGGTGGCGAACTCGACCGGCCGCCCGTCCAGCAGGTACCGGCGCCGGCGGGCGAGCACGCGCCGTACGGACCCGAGCCGGGTGGAGATGTCCTTGCTGGCCTTCTCCTCCTTGACCTCCAGGCCGTCCACCTGCGGGTGACTGCCGGCGGCATCCGCTTCGACGATGAACGCGGACTTCCCCTGTTCCCGGTGGCGCCGGGCGAACCGGTCGGAGGCCAGCCGTCGCACGGGCGGACGCAGTCGGACGAACACGCCCTTGCCGTGCTCGGCGGCGACCAGGCCCTCGCCCTGGAGGAGGGAGAACGAGTTGCGGACGGTCATCCGGGAAACGCCGTAGTGCTCGACGAGTTCGGCTTCCGAGGGGAGCTTTTCGCCCTCCTTGAACCGCCCACGGTCGATGGCCTCACGCAGCTGGTCGGCGATCTGCCGGAACACCGCACGATCACTCGTGGGGTCCAGATCGCCGAGCAGACTGGCCGGGAGCGAGGTCACGAGTACTCCTTTAGATATCTAGACGAGTGAGCGAGTGTTGTTGCTACGGTGGAGAGCCTAGCCATCCGAGAGGGCCGAGGAACGTGACCACTGACCGTCCGCACTCCGTGAGCGTTGCCGGAGTCATCGTCGACGACCAGGGCCGGGCCCTCTTGATCCAGCGACGCGACAACGGCCAGTGGGAACCTCCGGGTGGCGTTGTCGAGCGCGAGGAAACCCTCCCCGAGGCACTCCAGCGCGAAGTCCTCGAAGAAACCGGCATCAAGATCGCGCTTCCCGCGACCCTCACCGGCGTCTACAAGAACATGACGGGCCTGATCGTGTCCCTGGTCTTCCGCTGCCAGGCCGCCGACGGCACGCCCACCATCGGGGACGAGACCCGCGCACTGCGTTGGGCCACCCGCGAAGAAGTGACCGACCTCGCCGACGAGGCGTACGCGATCCGCGTCCCGGACGCTCTCGACTCCCCCGACGGAGCCTCCCCGCCGGCCATCCGCGCCCACGACGGCGTGAAACTCGTCTAGCCCGAACCCGCTGCACATGGCGGCCTACCAGCACGAAGGAACTTGTATGCACGAGTATACGAGCACTGCGCGGGTCTGGGGGCTCACTTGCCCAGGTTTCCCGGAAGAGGTCAGCAGGGCCCGGCGCTGGACGCGGGACATCCTGCGCGGATCGCCCTTGGCGGAGGACGCGGAACTGATCGTGAGCGAGCTGAGTGCGAACGCGATCCTGCACACGGCCAGCGGTCGGGAGTCCGGCACCTTCCATCTGGCGCTTGCGGTCTCCGCGCAGGTGGTCGCCCTGTCGGTGACGGATGACGGGGGCACCGGCGCGGCCCCGAAGGTCCAGCACCAGGCCGAGGACGCGGAGCACGGCCGAGGCTTGGGCATGGTCAGCGTGATCGCACACCGGGTCGTGGTCCACGACAGCCACAACGGCCACACGGTCACTGCGGAACTCTTCACTGACACCCGCCCAGGAGACCACCCGTGCTGAAGAACGAACCCCGCCTCGGCTACTGGTGCGAATGCTGGACCGAGGACCTCACCCAGGAGAACCCGCCCACGCTGCTGGCATCCTTCGACGCCTACTCGGCACCCCAGGCCGACCGATGGATCGCCGTCACACTCAGCACCATCACGCCCGGGCTCGACTCCGGCGCATCAGACGAAGCATGGGCGTGGCTGTACGAGGGACGCATCGAGACCCGACAAGCCCTCTTACAGGCCAAGCCCTGCACGGTCTCAGTCACGCACGCCAGCACCCGCATCACATGGACCATCCGACGAGCGCTCTTCATGCCGCTCGCCCATCGCCAGGGCATCGAACTCCCAACGTGTGCACATGACTTCACGCCCCAGCCGACCCAACCGACCGACTGAGTTACAACTTTCTCTACTGGTTCAAGTGCCCGCGCAAGCGCGGACCGGCCCCTTGGGCCCGGCCCCTCTGCGCCGGGGCCGGTCCCTGGGGCCGCAGCAAGCAACGGCCCTGAGCAGAGACCCGGACACGGAGTCTCCCCGTCAGAACAAGCCTCCGGCGGGGGCGCTCAGGCTCCGTGATGGAGGGGGCGCCGTATGCGAGTGCCGGCCGAGTGCGGCGTGCGCGGGGTGCTCCCATCCGGTCCGCCATCGACCCAGGCAGAGCCGAGCAGACACGGCCCAGGGCGTCAAGGTCGTTCGTACAGTGGCGCGCTCCACTTTGACGCCCTGAACCACGCCCGCTCCACGGTGTGTGGGTCGACGGCAGACGGGATGGGAGTAAGGGTGGGTAGTCGGCGGAGGCCGGCAGGGTCGGTGACCTGTAGCAGCTCCAGTCAAAGCCCTCCACCGAACTCGATCTGCACATCGCGGGCTACATTCGCCGGATGAGCACCGAGGAGCGAGTGAGCTGCGCGTTCTGTATGGAAACCACCGACGTCGGCCTCTCCGGTGATGGCGTCACATTGACGATCACGCGGGCCGGGGAACAGAGCACACAGTTCGTCTGGGCCCACCTGAGCTGCCTGGA containing:
- a CDS encoding GntR family transcriptional regulator; protein product: MTSLPASLLGDLDPTSDRAVFRQIADQLREAIDRGRFKEGEKLPSEAELVEHYGVSRMTVRNSFSLLQGEGLVAAEHGKGVFVRLRPPVRRLASDRFARRHREQGKSAFIVEADAAGSHPQVDGLEVKEEKASKDISTRLGSVRRVLARRRRYLLDGRPVEFATSYIPLDIARGTQIAEPNPGPGGIYARLEELGHHLDHFEEEIRARMPSPTEVKTLRLASGVPVIHLIRTAYDTDGRAVEVCDTVMAADAYVLSYQLPAT
- a CDS encoding NUDIX hydrolase — its product is MSVAGVIVDDQGRALLIQRRDNGQWEPPGGVVEREETLPEALQREVLEETGIKIALPATLTGVYKNMTGLIVSLVFRCQAADGTPTIGDETRALRWATREEVTDLADEAYAIRVPDALDSPDGASPPAIRAHDGVKLV
- a CDS encoding ATP-binding protein; the encoded protein is MHEYTSTARVWGLTCPGFPEEVSRARRWTRDILRGSPLAEDAELIVSELSANAILHTASGRESGTFHLALAVSAQVVALSVTDDGGTGAAPKVQHQAEDAEHGRGLGMVSVIAHRVVVHDSHNGHTVTAELFTDTRPGDHPC